A window of Dissulfurirhabdus thermomarina contains these coding sequences:
- a CDS encoding nickel-dependent hydrogenase large subunit produces the protein MAKRIVVDPVTRIEGHLRIDAEVAGGRVRKAWSSGQMWRGIEVILQGRDPRDAWLFTQRICGVCTTVHAITSVRAVENALGLEVPINAQYIRNLVLALHALHDHIVHFYTLSALDWVDVVAALKADPARTAALAQGLSDWPNNGKSRFKAVKEKVQALVESGQLGPFAHGYWGHPAMTLPPEANLMAVSHYLEALDYQRKATQALGILGGKNPHVQNLAVGGVATAINPDNEATLNMDRLYQVRQLLEEVRAFVHQVYLPDVIAVGALYKDWLAHGAGVMNYLAVPDMPLDTAGTRFDLPGGTLFDGDLSTARAFKGFQDPYFRDNVAESIAHSWYEGDWTRHPFEEETVPHYTDFQDEGKYSWVKAPRFQGRPMQVGPLAQVLVGYALNHEPTRRYVDDALARVGTLAKTRVVPAALHSTPGRHLARAIRTAVISDLAVKHWELLVANIGRGDYAICNPPAFPLGEQRGFGFHEAPRGALSHWIVIRDGQIRNYQCVVPSTWNAGPRDGKGQPGPYEAALVGNPVADPERPLEVLRTIHSFDPCIACAVHMLDPSGRETVRVRVL, from the coding sequence ATGGCCAAGCGAATCGTCGTGGATCCGGTGACGCGCATCGAGGGGCACCTGCGCATCGATGCCGAGGTGGCGGGGGGCCGGGTGCGCAAGGCCTGGTCCTCCGGCCAGATGTGGCGGGGGATCGAGGTCATCCTCCAGGGGCGCGACCCGCGGGATGCCTGGCTCTTCACCCAGCGCATCTGCGGGGTCTGCACCACGGTGCACGCCATCACCTCCGTCCGGGCCGTGGAGAACGCCCTGGGCCTCGAGGTGCCCATCAACGCCCAGTACATCCGGAACCTGGTGCTGGCCCTCCACGCCCTGCACGACCACATCGTCCATTTCTACACCCTCTCCGCCCTGGACTGGGTGGACGTGGTGGCGGCCCTCAAGGCGGACCCGGCCCGGACCGCCGCCCTGGCCCAGGGCCTCTCCGACTGGCCCAACAACGGCAAGAGCCGCTTCAAGGCGGTCAAGGAAAAGGTCCAGGCCCTGGTGGAGAGCGGGCAGCTCGGGCCCTTCGCCCACGGCTACTGGGGGCACCCGGCCATGACACTTCCGCCGGAGGCGAACCTCATGGCCGTCTCCCACTACCTCGAGGCCCTCGACTACCAGCGAAAGGCCACCCAGGCCCTGGGCATCCTCGGGGGCAAGAACCCCCACGTCCAGAATCTCGCCGTGGGCGGAGTGGCCACGGCCATCAATCCCGACAACGAGGCGACCCTCAACATGGATCGGCTCTACCAGGTACGCCAGCTCCTGGAGGAGGTCCGGGCCTTTGTCCACCAGGTCTATCTCCCGGACGTCATCGCCGTCGGGGCCCTCTACAAGGACTGGCTCGCCCACGGGGCCGGGGTCATGAACTACCTCGCCGTGCCGGACATGCCGCTGGATACCGCGGGGACCCGCTTCGATCTTCCCGGGGGCACCCTCTTCGACGGGGATCTTTCCACCGCCCGGGCCTTCAAGGGTTTCCAGGATCCCTACTTCCGGGACAACGTGGCCGAAAGCATCGCCCATTCCTGGTACGAGGGGGACTGGACCCGGCATCCCTTCGAGGAGGAGACCGTCCCCCACTACACCGACTTCCAGGACGAGGGCAAGTACAGCTGGGTGAAGGCCCCCCGCTTCCAGGGACGGCCCATGCAGGTGGGGCCCCTGGCCCAGGTCCTGGTGGGCTACGCCCTGAACCACGAGCCGACCCGCCGCTACGTGGACGACGCCCTGGCCCGGGTGGGCACCCTGGCCAAGACCCGGGTGGTCCCGGCGGCGCTGCACTCCACCCCCGGGCGGCACCTGGCCAGGGCCATCCGGACGGCGGTCATCTCCGATCTCGCCGTCAAGCACTGGGAGCTGCTGGTGGCGAACATCGGCCGGGGCGACTACGCCATCTGTAACCCCCCGGCCTTCCCCCTCGGCGAGCAGCGCGGGTTCGGATTCCACGAGGCCCCGCGCGGCGCCCTCTCCCACTGGATCGTGATCCGGGACGGGCAGATCCGGAACTACCAGTGCGTGGTCCCCTCCACCTGGAACGCCGGCCCCCGGGACGGCAAGGGCCAGCCCGGCCCCTACGAGGCCGCCCTGGTGGGGAACCCGGTGGCCGATCCCGAGCGGCCCCTGGAGGTGCTGCGCACCATCCATTCCTTCGACCCTTGCATCGCCTGCGCCGTCCACATGCTCGATCCCTCGGGCCGGGAGACGGTGCGGGTGCGG
- a CDS encoding hydrogenase small subunit: MARDPQLDALNPKVTRRSFLKACTAAAAALGLADEAVPRLVEAAASPARPPVVWLHFQECTGCSEALLRASHPDIARLILDLVSLDYHETVMAAAGHQAEAALADTLKRHEGRFICVVEGGIPTKDGGVYCRIGGRTAMEILADVAPRSAAVIAIGNCAAFGGIQAARPNPTGAVGVRDLVADHSVVNVPGCPPNPVSFLGTVLHYLTFKRLPPTDHLGRPLFAYGRKIHDHCERRAHFDEGRFAEAFGDANHRRGYCLYKTGCKGPETYNSCPAVRFNDVGAWPVGVGHGCIGCSEPGFWDTMTPFYERLPGVAVPQGRGTVAAADRIGKGVFTVAAAAAGIHAAIGVGRKIWRSRSGGGEG; the protein is encoded by the coding sequence ATGGCACGAGACCCCCAGCTGGACGCCCTGAACCCCAAGGTGACCCGCCGGTCCTTCCTCAAGGCCTGCACCGCGGCGGCGGCGGCCCTCGGCCTCGCCGACGAGGCCGTCCCCCGCCTCGTCGAGGCGGCGGCCTCTCCCGCCCGGCCCCCGGTGGTCTGGCTCCACTTCCAGGAGTGCACGGGGTGCTCCGAGGCCCTGCTCCGGGCCTCGCACCCGGACATCGCGCGTCTCATCCTCGATCTCGTCTCCCTGGATTACCACGAGACGGTCATGGCCGCGGCGGGGCACCAGGCCGAGGCGGCCCTGGCCGACACCCTCAAGCGGCACGAGGGGAGGTTCATCTGCGTGGTGGAAGGGGGCATCCCCACAAAGGACGGCGGCGTCTACTGCCGGATCGGGGGGCGGACGGCCATGGAGATCCTGGCCGACGTGGCGCCCCGGTCGGCCGCCGTCATCGCCATCGGCAACTGCGCCGCCTTCGGCGGGATCCAGGCGGCCCGCCCGAACCCCACCGGGGCCGTGGGCGTCCGGGACCTCGTCGCGGACCACTCCGTGGTGAACGTGCCCGGGTGCCCGCCGAACCCGGTCTCCTTCCTCGGGACGGTGCTCCATTATCTCACCTTCAAGCGCCTTCCGCCCACCGATCACCTGGGCCGGCCGCTCTTCGCCTACGGGCGCAAGATCCACGACCACTGCGAGCGCCGGGCCCACTTCGACGAGGGGCGCTTCGCCGAGGCCTTCGGCGACGCCAACCACCGCCGGGGCTACTGCCTCTACAAGACCGGCTGCAAGGGGCCCGAGACCTACAACAGCTGCCCCGCGGTCCGGTTCAACGACGTGGGTGCCTGGCCCGTGGGCGTGGGCCACGGCTGTATCGGCTGTTCCGAGCCGGGCTTCTGGGACACCATGACCCCCTTCTACGAGCGGCTTCCGGGAGTGGCCGTCCCGCAGGGCCGGGGAACCGTGGCGGCGGCGGACCGGATCGGCAAGGGCGTATTCACCGTGGCCGCGGCCGCGGCGGGCATCCACGCGGCCATCGGCGTGGGGCGCAAGATCTGGCGTTCCCGCTCGGGCGGCGGCGAAGGCTGA